GGAGCCACTCAATCCTCCGCGTAGTCCTGGGGGTGAGCCTCGAATTCCTGCCGGCACTCCTGACTGCAGAAGTAATATGTCCGGCCACCGTATTCCGCCGCAG
The sequence above is a segment of the Gemmatimonadota bacterium genome. Coding sequences within it:
- a CDS encoding YHS domain-containing protein, translated to AAEYGGRTYYFCSQECRQEFEAHPQDYAED